Proteins from one Planctomyces sp. SH-PL62 genomic window:
- a CDS encoding protein-disulfide reductase DsbD family protein: protein MPLLSPTGSPDGRRAAGLARFLAVGLLLTSFATAHATADGLQPAQKDSSARAKPKDVEVTASIEPAEAAPGDVVQLKVRAKLKSGWHIYTYSDHQRDEGPRHTLFDAFDLGGLEKAGEWTASKEPEAKAEPAFDNKTFEFFEDEVVWSLPLKVPVDAEAGKKAVKVQASYQICNAQSCSFPGRWTLPEATVTVSGGQAAATPPPAAVEAALKVPSAPKKKDTPERLRPKGIVVTPSVDPAGVRPGGAVTYKVTVKLDPGLHIYDVARPGAGDNGPIPTSFDLFEVGPFHPEATWKPSREPIAKPEPAFGPDVIVESFEDEVTWSVELKVPADAKPGEQPVRSQIHFQICNENSCFPPTYLTLDEVVVKVADGPAVASAPAPAPTPTPTPTPTPTLTPTVTGELPADSSTAVSPAPVASTPTVEPSPETIEAAAPISEIARTAQQGLIPFLIASALGGLFALVMPCVWPMIPITVNFFIKQGKDGKAKTTGLAFAYSAAIIGIFTLVGVFFSFFFSAAFLQNLANNPWLNLLVAGLFLAFGLSLLGLFELRLPSFLLDVSSKGEGRGGLLGVIFMALTLTITSFTCTFPVVGGLLVMAAGGNFFYPIIGLATFAAVIAFPFLLLALAPGLLSKMPRSGDWMNSVKVVGGLVEIGAALKFLNTAELGYVTPENAWFDAQVVLTAWIILSAVCGIYLLGLFRTDHDYAEVKVGPGRIVFGCLFLGLALYMAPALFGRPPQGQIWDRLIVGILPPDSNELTAETRMASGPSGGAAFEEVRATSSDPEQALREQKNFHGVLWGMSLDQAKEEAVAKNLPVLIDFTGVNCANCRLMERNVLPRADVSKLLKEFVTVQLYTDRVPIASLTAAQREELAQQNQERQLDIAAEQTNPFYVILSPDGKVVASIGGYNEPAVFQDFLAKALEKARAATSQVAQAGGGQPTGR from the coding sequence ATGCCGCTTCTCTCACCCACCGGGTCGCCCGACGGCCGCCGCGCCGCAGGCCTGGCCCGATTTCTGGCCGTCGGCCTGCTGCTGACGTCGTTCGCGACCGCGCACGCGACCGCCGACGGCCTCCAGCCGGCCCAGAAAGACAGCAGCGCCCGGGCGAAGCCCAAGGACGTCGAGGTGACCGCCTCGATCGAGCCGGCCGAGGCCGCCCCGGGCGACGTGGTCCAGCTCAAGGTCCGCGCCAAGCTGAAGTCGGGCTGGCACATCTACACCTACTCCGATCACCAGCGCGACGAGGGTCCGCGGCACACGCTGTTCGACGCGTTCGACCTCGGCGGGCTGGAGAAGGCCGGTGAATGGACCGCCTCTAAGGAGCCGGAGGCCAAGGCGGAGCCCGCGTTCGACAACAAGACGTTCGAGTTCTTCGAGGACGAGGTCGTCTGGAGCCTCCCGCTCAAGGTCCCCGTCGACGCCGAGGCCGGCAAGAAGGCCGTGAAGGTTCAGGCGAGCTACCAGATCTGCAACGCCCAGAGTTGCAGCTTCCCCGGTCGCTGGACGCTCCCCGAGGCGACCGTGACAGTCTCCGGAGGCCAGGCCGCCGCGACGCCCCCCCCGGCCGCCGTCGAGGCGGCCCTCAAGGTGCCTTCGGCACCGAAAAAGAAGGACACGCCCGAGCGTCTGCGCCCGAAGGGGATCGTCGTCACCCCTTCCGTCGATCCGGCGGGTGTCCGCCCCGGCGGCGCAGTGACCTACAAGGTGACCGTCAAGCTGGACCCGGGCCTGCACATCTACGACGTCGCCCGGCCGGGCGCGGGCGATAACGGGCCGATCCCGACGTCGTTCGACCTGTTCGAAGTGGGGCCGTTCCACCCAGAGGCCACCTGGAAGCCCTCGCGCGAGCCGATCGCCAAGCCCGAGCCGGCGTTCGGCCCCGACGTGATCGTGGAATCCTTCGAGGACGAGGTGACGTGGTCGGTTGAGCTGAAGGTCCCCGCCGACGCCAAACCCGGCGAGCAGCCCGTCCGTTCCCAGATCCATTTCCAGATCTGCAACGAGAACTCGTGCTTCCCGCCGACCTATCTGACGCTGGACGAGGTCGTCGTCAAGGTGGCCGACGGTCCGGCCGTGGCGTCGGCCCCGGCTCCGGCTCCCACGCCAACGCCAACGCCAACGCCAACGCCAACACTAACGCCCACCGTCACGGGCGAGCTTCCGGCCGACTCGTCGACGGCGGTATCTCCCGCCCCGGTCGCCTCGACGCCCACGGTCGAGCCGTCGCCAGAAACGATCGAAGCCGCGGCCCCGATCAGCGAGATCGCCCGAACGGCGCAGCAGGGCTTGATCCCGTTCCTGATCGCCTCGGCTCTCGGCGGCCTGTTCGCGCTGGTGATGCCCTGCGTCTGGCCGATGATCCCGATCACCGTGAATTTCTTCATCAAGCAAGGGAAGGACGGCAAGGCCAAGACCACGGGCCTGGCCTTCGCGTACAGCGCGGCGATCATCGGCATCTTCACGCTGGTCGGCGTGTTCTTCTCGTTCTTCTTCTCGGCCGCGTTCCTCCAGAACCTGGCGAACAACCCCTGGCTGAACCTGCTGGTCGCCGGGCTCTTCCTGGCGTTCGGCCTGAGCTTGCTCGGCCTGTTCGAGCTCAGACTGCCGAGCTTCCTGCTGGACGTCTCATCCAAGGGGGAGGGTCGCGGCGGGCTGCTGGGCGTCATCTTCATGGCCCTGACGCTGACGATCACGTCGTTCACCTGCACGTTCCCGGTCGTCGGCGGGCTCCTCGTCATGGCGGCCGGCGGCAATTTCTTCTATCCGATCATCGGCCTGGCGACGTTCGCCGCGGTGATCGCGTTCCCCTTCCTGCTGCTGGCCCTCGCACCCGGGCTGCTGTCCAAGATGCCCCGCAGCGGCGACTGGATGAACTCGGTCAAGGTCGTCGGCGGGCTCGTGGAGATCGGCGCGGCGCTGAAGTTCCTGAACACGGCGGAACTCGGCTACGTCACCCCTGAGAACGCCTGGTTCGACGCCCAGGTCGTGCTGACCGCCTGGATCATCCTGTCGGCGGTCTGCGGGATCTATCTCCTGGGCCTCTTCCGCACGGACCACGACTACGCCGAGGTCAAGGTGGGCCCCGGGCGGATCGTGTTCGGCTGCCTCTTCCTGGGCCTGGCGCTTTACATGGCCCCTGCCCTGTTCGGCCGCCCGCCCCAGGGCCAGATCTGGGACCGCCTGATCGTGGGCATCCTACCGCCCGACTCGAACGAGCTGACGGCCGAGACGCGCATGGCCTCCGGCCCGTCGGGCGGCGCCGCCTTCGAGGAGGTCAGGGCGACCTCGTCCGACCCGGAGCAGGCCCTGCGCGAACAGAAGAACTTCCACGGCGTCCTCTGGGGCATGAGCCTCGATCAGGCCAAGGAGGAGGCCGTCGCGAAGAACCTGCCGGTTCTGATCGACTTCACCGGCGTCAACTGCGCCAATTGCCGGTTGATGGAGCGCAACGTCCTGCCCCGGGCCGACGTCTCCAAACTCCTCAAGGAATTC
- a CDS encoding DUF1559 domain-containing protein, whose protein sequence is MKSSRRERGFTLIELLVVIAIIAVLIALLLPAVQSAREAARRIQCTNNLKQLGLALHNYVDSHNALPPAAQGGMFQAYMNYTGYSFLLPYIEQTNGYNLFNFSLGQYSGGLSYQGWSEWGNSTAFGLQLGMFLCPSNRATGEVGATASVGWTVPRAAVTDYLFNGGAGRYVAKGFGETNRMGPFGIDTATRLAEIQDGTSNTFLMGEAAGGSQRNKFYASGTTNRVCMPLATYNTAGPVYYDNLMFMAYGRSRTWNDGTATARIIGGLVARTVDSVGNAYAVNDCASESYTDVFEPAPGLPFPTSAQKLPNFRSAHPGTTNFLFGDGTVRNVKDSIAPTVYQALSTMGGGEVVSSDAL, encoded by the coding sequence ATGAAGAGTTCCCGTCGCGAACGCGGTTTCACGTTGATCGAGCTGCTGGTCGTCATCGCGATCATCGCGGTGCTGATCGCCCTGCTCTTGCCCGCCGTCCAATCGGCGCGCGAGGCCGCGCGACGGATCCAGTGCACGAACAACCTGAAGCAGCTCGGCCTGGCGTTGCACAACTATGTGGACTCGCACAACGCGCTCCCGCCGGCCGCCCAGGGGGGGATGTTCCAGGCCTACATGAATTACACGGGCTATAGCTTCCTGCTGCCGTACATCGAGCAAACCAACGGTTACAACCTGTTCAACTTCAGCCTGGGCCAGTACTCCGGCGGGCTGAGCTATCAGGGCTGGTCGGAGTGGGGAAACAGCACCGCGTTCGGCCTGCAGCTCGGGATGTTCCTCTGCCCGTCGAACCGGGCGACGGGCGAGGTCGGCGCCACGGCGAGCGTCGGATGGACGGTCCCCAGGGCGGCGGTGACGGACTACCTGTTCAACGGCGGGGCCGGTCGGTACGTCGCCAAGGGTTTCGGCGAGACGAACCGGATGGGCCCGTTCGGCATCGACACCGCCACGAGGCTCGCCGAGATCCAGGACGGTACGAGCAACACGTTCCTGATGGGCGAGGCCGCCGGCGGCAGCCAGCGGAACAAGTTCTACGCCTCCGGGACGACGAACCGCGTCTGCATGCCGCTGGCGACGTACAACACGGCGGGGCCGGTCTACTACGACAACCTGATGTTCATGGCCTACGGCCGGTCCCGAACCTGGAACGACGGCACGGCGACCGCGCGGATCATCGGCGGTCTCGTGGCCCGGACCGTCGACTCCGTGGGTAACGCCTACGCGGTGAACGACTGCGCCTCGGAGTCCTACACCGACGTCTTCGAGCCCGCCCCCGGCCTTCCTTTCCCGACCTCCGCCCAGAAGCTCCCCAACTTCCGATCGGCCCACCCCGGGACCACGAACTTCCTGTTCGGCGACGGGACCGTCCGGAACGTGAAGGATTCGATCGCCCCGACCGTCTACCAGGCCCTTTCCACGATGGGCGGCGGCGAGGTCGTCTCGTCCGACGCGCTTTGA
- a CDS encoding serine/threonine-protein kinase → MIGRLKGMFLAAPPQTGSHRTGVDIQKRFLIQSEVSSQGSMSRVYKALDTESGKSICLKVLDRDKNDAAQARASRHEERPPEGEIAFQIRHPHVVRTYEHGTTSRGEQYLVMEYLNGISFEQIREGGLARTAEKLEWLAQTAEGLNAVHRAGFIHHDVNPRNFLVARNRERQAKVIDFGLAVPNTPAFRRPGNRTGCLLYMAPELLRREPIDEHIDIFSFGVVAFSLLSGKLPYDSPASPHTLLQRFSLPPNDPQESKPKLSDEVRDVLLKLVAVNKRDRWPSLETLADHLRAIPPKRDAS, encoded by the coding sequence ATGATCGGCAGACTCAAAGGCATGTTCCTGGCGGCACCCCCGCAGACGGGAAGCCACCGCACCGGGGTCGACATCCAGAAGCGCTTCCTGATCCAGTCGGAAGTCTCCTCGCAAGGGAGCATGTCGCGAGTCTACAAGGCGCTCGACACGGAATCGGGTAAATCCATTTGCCTGAAGGTTTTGGATCGCGACAAGAACGACGCCGCCCAGGCTCGGGCGTCTCGTCACGAGGAACGTCCCCCCGAGGGCGAGATCGCGTTCCAGATCCGCCACCCCCACGTCGTCCGGACTTACGAGCATGGGACGACCTCGCGGGGCGAGCAGTACCTCGTGATGGAATACCTCAACGGGATCAGCTTCGAGCAGATCCGCGAAGGGGGCCTCGCGCGCACCGCGGAGAAGCTGGAATGGCTCGCCCAGACGGCCGAGGGCCTGAACGCGGTCCACCGGGCGGGCTTCATCCATCATGACGTCAACCCGCGGAACTTCCTGGTCGCCCGCAACCGTGAACGCCAGGCCAAGGTCATCGACTTCGGGCTCGCCGTCCCGAACACCCCCGCCTTCCGCAGGCCGGGCAACCGCACGGGATGCCTGCTTTATATGGCCCCGGAACTGCTCCGGCGCGAGCCGATCGACGAACATATCGACATCTTCAGCTTCGGCGTCGTGGCCTTCTCCTTGCTCTCGGGCAAGCTCCCCTACGACTCCCCCGCATCGCCGCACACCCTCCTGCAGCGCTTCAGCTTGCCGCCGAACGACCCCCAGGAGTCCAAGCCGAAACTCTCCGACGAGGTCCGGGACGTCCTCCTGAAGCTGGTCGCCGTCAACAAGCGCGATCGCTGGCCCTCGCTGGAAACCCTCGCCGATCATCTCCGCGCCATCCCCCCCAAGCGCGACGCTAGCTGA
- a CDS encoding fused DSP-PTPase phosphatase/NAD kinase-like protein translates to MRRILLGAILAASAVAAVWMAVLDRQNRLRWDHWDVVKPGVLYRSGQLTSDQLAEAVSRYGIKTVINLQLPGGEAAVERDVAKRLNIGYVNLPMPGDGFGREEQFRKVLEVVDDPDRRPALVHCARGTCRTGSAVALYRFERDGWTIDDVSAEARRQTYRDGWIPGYIYSMARNKPDSDLHHPITIDERNLPGDEPIAEEAPDER, encoded by the coding sequence ATGCGCAGAATCCTCCTCGGCGCGATCCTCGCGGCGAGCGCCGTCGCCGCCGTGTGGATGGCCGTGCTCGACCGGCAGAATCGTCTGCGATGGGACCACTGGGACGTCGTCAAGCCGGGCGTCCTCTACCGCAGCGGCCAGCTCACGAGCGACCAGCTCGCGGAGGCGGTGAGCCGCTACGGGATCAAGACGGTCATCAACCTCCAGCTCCCCGGCGGCGAGGCGGCCGTGGAGCGAGACGTGGCGAAGCGGCTCAACATCGGCTACGTCAACCTGCCGATGCCCGGCGACGGATTCGGACGCGAGGAGCAGTTCCGCAAGGTCCTGGAAGTCGTCGACGATCCCGATCGCCGGCCGGCCCTGGTCCACTGCGCCCGGGGGACCTGTCGCACCGGCTCGGCCGTCGCTCTCTACCGCTTCGAGCGCGACGGCTGGACCATCGACGACGTCTCCGCCGAAGCCCGCCGCCAGACCTACCGCGACGGCTGGATTCCGGGGTACATCTACTCGATGGCCCGGAACAAGCCGGATTCCGACCTCCACCACCCCATCACGATCGACGAGCGGAACCTGCCGGGTGACGAACCGATCGCCGAGGAGGCTCCCGATGAGCGTTGA
- a CDS encoding kelch repeat-containing protein: protein MTFVRSRTFLLAVAFATVVPQAAQAHFIWLRAEPGAKRGETTIQGFFNEDPEPDARFVKYVRELRLTVDGQVVPSKATEAAREATWEGKPPVLVDAERDLGVMAKGGASYRLYYTARAQTEAVGEKVKEAGDKLRVRLVATDPAPVLEVLYNGEPAANARVKLYPTEGESTEVTTDEQGRASVEGLAEGRTAIWANHVDPAGGEVDGKAYTETRYYATLTFTAAATLLGGKTPLETTTIANIPDPAVNSFGGAVLGKWLYIYGGHVGKTHSYDVGTTARHFRRLDLEDGKTWEELPMEQDLQGLALVTDGLSLYRIGGMVAKNQAGEEHDLHSVADFGKFDPETKTWTALAPLPTPRSTHDAVVIGRTIYAVGGWHMKGADEESEFLNDAAAFDLDAPDAGWKTIPQPFQRRALSVAGHDGKLYVLGGLVGGGMTVDRRVDVYDPATGTWSQGPDLPGGGRTEGFGTSAFEVAGRVVYSGASGRIFRLNEAGDAWEAVGSWALPRLTHRLLPGLNDTILAVGGNARGAAQTPVIEAVHIEAPHPAAAVSASR, encoded by the coding sequence ATGACATTCGTCCGCTCCCGCACGTTCCTCCTGGCCGTCGCTTTCGCGACCGTCGTCCCCCAGGCCGCTCAGGCCCACTTCATCTGGCTCAGGGCCGAGCCGGGCGCGAAGCGCGGCGAAACCACGATCCAGGGGTTCTTCAACGAAGATCCCGAGCCCGACGCCAGGTTCGTCAAGTACGTCCGCGAGCTTCGCCTGACCGTCGACGGCCAGGTCGTCCCGTCCAAGGCGACCGAGGCCGCTCGCGAGGCGACCTGGGAGGGCAAGCCTCCCGTCCTGGTCGACGCCGAGCGCGACCTGGGCGTCATGGCCAAGGGGGGCGCTTCGTACCGCCTCTACTACACCGCGAGGGCGCAGACCGAAGCCGTGGGCGAGAAGGTCAAGGAAGCCGGCGACAAGCTTCGCGTACGACTGGTCGCGACCGACCCCGCGCCCGTCCTCGAGGTCCTCTACAACGGCGAGCCGGCCGCCAACGCCCGGGTCAAGCTCTATCCGACCGAAGGTGAGTCGACCGAGGTCACGACGGACGAGCAGGGGAGGGCCTCCGTCGAAGGACTGGCCGAAGGCCGAACCGCGATCTGGGCGAACCACGTCGATCCCGCCGGCGGCGAGGTGGACGGCAAGGCGTACACCGAGACCCGCTATTACGCCACGCTCACCTTCACGGCGGCCGCGACGCTCCTGGGCGGCAAGACCCCGCTCGAAACGACCACGATCGCCAACATCCCCGACCCGGCCGTGAACAGCTTCGGCGGCGCGGTGCTCGGCAAGTGGCTCTACATCTACGGCGGCCACGTCGGCAAGACCCACAGCTACGACGTCGGCACGACCGCCCGCCACTTCCGGCGACTCGACCTCGAGGACGGCAAGACCTGGGAAGAACTGCCGATGGAGCAGGACCTGCAAGGCCTGGCCCTGGTCACCGACGGTCTGTCCCTCTACCGGATCGGCGGCATGGTCGCGAAGAACCAGGCCGGCGAGGAGCACGACCTCCACTCGGTCGCCGACTTCGGGAAATTCGATCCCGAGACGAAGACCTGGACGGCCCTTGCGCCGCTCCCCACCCCGCGTTCGACGCACGACGCCGTGGTGATCGGCCGGACGATCTACGCCGTGGGCGGCTGGCACATGAAGGGCGCCGACGAGGAGTCTGAGTTCCTGAACGACGCCGCCGCGTTCGACCTGGACGCGCCGGACGCGGGCTGGAAGACGATCCCCCAGCCGTTCCAGCGTCGGGCCCTCTCCGTGGCCGGTCATGACGGAAAGCTCTACGTCCTCGGCGGGCTGGTCGGCGGCGGCATGACGGTCGACCGCCGGGTCGACGTCTACGATCCCGCCACCGGCACGTGGTCGCAGGGTCCTGATCTGCCGGGCGGCGGCCGCACAGAAGGTTTCGGGACGTCGGCGTTCGAGGTCGCGGGTCGGGTCGTCTACAGCGGCGCCTCGGGGCGAATCTTCCGCCTCAACGAGGCCGGTGACGCCTGGGAAGCCGTCGGCTCGTGGGCGCTCCCGCGCCTGACGCATCGCCTGCTGCCGGGCCTCAACGACACGATCCTGGCCGTCGGCGGCAACGCCCGGGGGGCCGCCCAGACGCCGGTCATCGAAGCCGTCCACATCGAGGCCCCGCACCCCGCCGCGGCCGTCTCCGCGAGCCGCTGA